GCCCTTTCTATACAATACACACTCCTGCATTGCATTCACTTCCTTGGCCTCAGTTCCTGAAACACACAAACCAAGACATATCTCTACACTTGACTTTCCTGTGTCTTTTAAACTTATTTGCAAACATATGGTATATGCCTGAATACACTAATATGAGAAAGAAAAGTAAGATAACGTGAGAGTTTCTGTGGACTACTGCTTTCCTTCCTGCTATAACCCACTTTTACACTACATCTGAAATGTTTTAATGAGTTTAGAATGACACCGTAAATCCTGGAAAGAGAGAACATGGAGACCATCACTACTGAGTAATTATTGTCATGGCACTTTCTTTTCCACAGTCTAAAAACCAAATTGTGATTTCACTTTTCTGTGTCAGAATGCAGTAGGATTTCAGAAGACAGACCAGTATTCTGGTAGAGAAGCTTCCATATTTAGGTGCGATCACTCTAAAGGTACAAAGATCATGCCTACAATGGCTCTTCCTCAACTGCTACCACTGGCTGAATTAGAAGAAAGCTTAACATCCTTGCCAGTGGATGACAGGAAACTGTAGTGCTTGTATTTGTTCTGCTTAAGTCATCCAACctcatatattttttaaaaaccgaAAACTACTGCAAGCCAAATATACACTAACACCATAAAGTAGTAGTACGTGATTGCATTATTTTAGTTTAAGACATTACAAACAGATGTGGTTTGATTCCTGCATTAAGAGAGGATATCTAGCAAACTATGTTAATTTCCATGAGGATGTGTGTTTTGTGACTACACAGAGCACTGTAATCTCTCAGATGGAACTATGTGAAAAATACAGGCTGTGTTTGTACTCTCAGTATTTGTAAGTATGCATACTTAGAAGGGAGAAAACTCAGTTGTCTTGTATTTCTATTGTTTTGAGGCAGCAAGATACTGCGGTGATGAGTGCCCAAGACATGTTCATAAACAAGTATTTCTCTTTTGGAAAGGAAAGAGAGGTCCTTTCTGCACTTTGTTTCCTCCAAATTCTCTCCCCAGTCCTGTCCTTCCCTTTTCTAATCAAACTGCCCATTTTCCAATACATAAGTGCTACCATCAGGCAGCCACTTTCATTTTCCTCACTATATTGCTTCACATTTCAGTATTTCGCTTGTATCACATGTCCTCTCTTCTGTCTTGTCTCCAAGTCCTGGACTGAATTATATGTTTTGGTCTCCACTCTTCTCCTAAACTTCCACTGACACCTTCTCAGCTGCTTTCCATCCTGTCTGGCCTTGTGGGCATGTGTTAATGGTTACCTCTTCTCCCCAGCCACCTGGTGTCACCGTCTCCATTAAAGTGTGCCACACATATTCCTGAGCTTGATCTCACTTCTGCTCTCACCAAAGAGTATTTTGGATTCCCCATCGTCATGTTAACAGTAAaatcacagaaatacagaaagttATTTAgatgggacctctggaaatcatctgcTACCACCTTCAGCTAAAAGCTGTATTCCAGCCAACTCTAGATGAAGTCAGCTGCAGCTCTTGCTAGACAAGTCTTGAAAACCTCTGAggatggaggtgctggagtttctctgggaaacctgtcccagtgctGCACTACCCCTCCTAGAAAAGCTCTTCCTAATGTTCAGGCTGAACCTCCCAGCCACAGTTTCTATCTGCTGCACCTTGTCATACCTTCTAACACAACCAAGGAGAGTCTGGCCCCATAGTCTTTACAAATCCCCTTCCAGTGGCTACAGGCTGCCATTAGATTACCGGTAGCCCGTTCTCACTGGGTTAAAATTTGTCTTCCTCATCTTTTCTTCATTCATTACAAACTCTGACCATCCTGGAGCCTTCCACTAGCCCTTTAGTTTCTCAATATCCTTCCTGAACTTGAGGGAGGAATTGTCTCAAAACTGAACCCAGTGTTTAAGGTGCAGTGTCATGAACACCAAGAATATAGGGATGATCATTTCCTCTCCAGCTTTTGGAGACGGGAAAAAAATCCTCTCCACAGCTGAATATTCATCTTAGTTCgtttttccttttctgacacTGCCAACATTACTGAAGTCAGttacctttctttcccctgctctGTGATTTTCAATCTGTGCCTCAGCTAACCTCTTGATTATTTTGTAGCTTCTTTCTCCTTATTAGCAAGTACATTATTTGTTCATTCTCCAAACCTTCTTTACACAATGGTCATCTCCTTTCCTTACCTTTTGTTCCTCTCATCCATTCAAAATATCACTTTTGAAAGTGAATCTTTCTTTCACAGCCATCTTTTTGCTCTGTAGCTCTTTATTAATATATTTCTGAGCTGCCTACATCTCACACTTCACCTTCTGATCCATCCTACTAAACCTCAGTCCATATATTTCCTTACTCCAGGGTGTTCCCCCTTTCCGTCCCTGGTGTATGTCCAAGGTATAGTATTAGCACCCTGTCACTGTGCATTTACAAAAATCTCTCTTCATGCACATTCACCTTCTACTATAATATTCACTTGTGTCATAATAAATTCATgaaaagaacttttaaaaaaaaaaaaaaaacaaacaaaaaacaaaaaagatgttTTTTGCCAATTACTATTTTCATTTGGGGCACCAAATGCTGATCAGTAGCAGTAGCTGCATAAATCATCCCtcttcattgttttatttttatgcccTTCAGTTACATTTGCACTGCCTGAGTTTTGGAGGTAAATATCCAAAATATTAGTTGAAAGCTTCCTCAGAAAGCAAATCTTTCCCACATCCTTCCCTGCAGTTCCTCTTTAAGAGGTGTCAGCATGGCTGAGAGAATGAAGTGGCTCCACATTGTTTGCCTGAACTATTATGTGTTTAACATTTCCATGACAAAAGTGCCACTCGACTTCTCCCCGATTAATGCAGCTCGAGGGCTCTTGTCCTCCTTTAATAAAACATTGTTGAAATCATTTATTTAGAGCCCCTGGTTACTAGTGGGAGAATGACCATCTTTGTGCCAAAATATAGTGTATACAGTCCACTATTTTGTAGTAGATCATTCTGTTATTTAAGAAATTGATTAAATGGATGTCTTAGAAAGTATTTATGCTAATAGCGCATTACTTATGTCATTCAGACAGTCAATGTGAGCCTTTTCAACTGTCTACCACAGCCAATGCCTCAAGTAAAATACAGTAACTTTCGACTTCACTGCTTACAAATCTGTATCACAGACTTGAAATCTCACAGAGAAGCACTGCTCTTCCCATTTGAAAACGTTTTCTGTTGCAAGACTGCCTACTTTTCCGGAGGACTCCAAATGGGTATGTTATCACAAGCAGCGTGGCAGTATGTGATGTTATCACTGGGGACAGGAACAAAATCGATTGAAGGTCTGAATTTGTTCCAGTGACACTGAAGATGCAATGCAGCTCAGCCACTCAAGCAGTGTTTTCTGTGGCTCAGGTGGTGATGACTTTGTGTCTCACTACTTTTTACACGTGCACCTTGGCTATTTTGGAGTTCCTCTCACCCTCTTCCAGTgcacttaaaaggaaaaataaaccaaaattcaGGTACTAGTTGTGCATTGCTTTGAAATGGAATTTCTTGTTCTGCACCAAAAAGGTTATCTGCAGCCACCTTTGCAACCCTACCACAGATACATGCTACACATGCATGCCTGCAGTGAGAGATCTGGTATGCTAACAGCTCctgggagggatggagaggagatTGTAAATAAAATCCATCATGCTTTCCAATGTGATGGTGAAAGACTTGGCCAAACCAGAGCTTTGCTCTCCCTCATTGTAAGGCTTCGTTTCATAACAATTTTGAAAGTTACATATGCTTGCCTGTATACATTGGTGTatattgttaaaaataaacagagaCCTTATGTTATGTCCATTGTGATTGCATACAAAAGCTTTGCTGTGTGCTTGGGTGATCAGTGAAGCTTGAATCTCCCTCTATTTACTGTATGGTCACTGTCAGTTCAATGAACTGCCTCCttgttctccaccattgtcccacACTCCCTTAAACATTTGTCACTGAAGTGCCTCCAAAGACAAATAAACTGTCACCAAGAATTCAAACCTGGTAACTGGGAATGAAAAGGAAGCAGAACCTACTGGATTATTTTACATGAAATGGTGGAGAGTTCCTTCTCCCCCCGGAAGAGATTGGCTGGACAGGACCTTGGCAAGGAGCGTTTTCAAATATCCAGACAGATGAGAGAATTTCCTTTGCTGTGGAAAATCTCCCTCTGTCAGGGAACATGAAGTCTTTTCCTCGCTTAAAGCTGTCCTTGCTACATCCCTTGACATTTCAAGaatttccatttgtctcaaaatcaAGCAAAAGAAATAGGAACTTGATGGACATCAACATCTGCACAGGCTTTGTAGGCTGGGACACATACCAATACAGGAAGCCATTCCTCCTGTTAAATTGTGCTTACTCCGACAACACGACAAAACCCACAGAGCTATCTCCTTATGGGGAGAAGCTCACAGGACAGAATTAGTTCAGCTGTATTTATTGTacaattatttaaattaaaacaatccACTTTCTGTGGGGAAGGAAGCATACAGATGAGTCCTCCCTGCCTAGTGGTGCTCAGTGTTGATTTATTCCAGGCAGATGCTTTTGACAGGAACCTGTAAAATCAAGTCTTGAGTTTATTGTAGCAGTTAATTATCAGTTCTTTTCTAGTGTTAATGCCTTTACTCctaactgaagaaaaataaaggccTTTAGCTGGGACTTATTTTTTCATAAACAAGTTAAATCGTCCTTATGGGCGCTAACTGTTGACAAACTGAAAATATGTTTCTGAGCATCTCCTGAAGAACTGGAGAAAATATTTAAGATCACCTCTAAGCAACTGTCAACTCACCACATTGTAAAGAAAACTGACTCTATTTACTGAAGTCTCACCCAACTACTCTGTCCTCCTCCTGAAGAAACAACATTTCCAGCTTTAACAATAAGCTTACTCGACCATTCAGATTACTTTAAAAATGAACTTCAGATCATAGCCGCACACCATACTCATGCACTTGTTTAGTATCACAACTGTTTGGAGGTTGGTTTGTGCATGTGCGCCTGTGCGTGTTTATCGCTGGGCACCCTAATCAAATTCACaccctaaaaaaataataaaatcatctGTCATTTAAATAACTAGTCCAGAAGCGGGGATTTCTAATTTTGTTGATTTATACAACAGACAGATGTGGATTTGCCCTCTGTCCAGATCTGGTAAGATGAAAAAGGCACTATCTTGCTAATCTGTCGCCCCCTCAGTCAAAAGTTTATTTGTGGTAGCTTTCAAAGTCCTGACTCGCCTTCCAATCAAGGCATTTAAAACGAAAAGCTTTAAATAAACAGTATGAACAGAAGATAAAtaaacttcccccccccccccttttttttttcatgagtgcCTGGCTTGACACAGTCCAAACTCAAATCCCCAGAGGACTGAGCCCTCTCTTTTGTGTTAATGTTTAAAAGATTTTCCAATGCTGGAGTTTATTCCTACTGCAAACATTTCTATTTACAAGGTCAAGTGTATCAGCACTCGACACAGCTTAAGAGTGTAATTATTTATCTAAGGGCGTTTGAGTGTAGATCAGTAGCTCTGGCAGCAAACCAGGCTTCAAGCACGATGCAAAGCAACTCCTAAGAACAATATTACAAGATCTAGTAATTGCTGATCCCACCAGTGTGTTTACTTTTGCATTCTTCCTTGCAGGAGAAGGCAGGCTGAATGGCAGACTTTGGTGCGTTTTGTTGCAGCCGCCTCAATGCATGCGTCACCGCCTGCGCGGGGCCTTGTTCGAAACGCTTGCCACCTCTGTGTGATGTATTTCTCACCATTTACTTGTTTGCATGCCTAGGAGCATTTCTAAGAGTGTCAGTGAGAGCAACGCGCCTCCACTTCACGAAGAAAGCACGGCGCACTGCTAATTCCACATCCATACAGGAGCAGTATCCCTGAATTGCTTTACTCCCTTCTGGCACTGGCAAGTTACCATGCCAACGCATTATAAAATCAGCCACTCTTTTAAAGTAGTACTTTCAAAGCTGTATTTACTTCTTGCATGTAATTATTCATTAAAGTAAGAATAGCAGTAATTTACATCTATGTAAAGTATTACAGGCAGACagagatttgtttgttgtttttggtttgttaatTCTGTGGTTTGCTTTCCCCCCCCGCACCCTCCTCCAACCTCAGGTGCCGAGAGTTCAAGTGTCCCTGGAAAACAATTTCACTACACCCATTATTTAAAGCTCTTTCTTTACTAATTTACACGTTTAGAAAATACAAAAAGCCATACATATTTAAAACACAGGCCGTTTTTACACCTTCTATAAAAAATACAAGGTTTAAGGCAGCTCAGAAATGTGTTTATACAATTCTACAACGTTCATAAAGTCTCTCAAAATAAGAAAGTTAAGTTCCAATCTATAAAATACACTGTACATTTGATGTTCTAGACAATGCTTCACCGAATCACTGTTGCTGATATCCCCttaaacataaaatgaaatatgTACGTTTTCAGAAAAGAATAGTAAATGCAATTATCTGGCAAATAGGATGTGGATTTAAaactttttcttaaataaattatCCCCAAAGCATACAATTTATAAAATTCTATGTACAAAGAAGAGCGACTGGTAACAAATCCcagttttaaatacatttttcatatAAGATTTACCAGAGGTCAGCACCCTGATATGACAAGAGGCAATATAACTTTTCAGGATATTTGTACATACATGTTCTCGAGTTTAAAAGTGTCTTTCAAAGATGGCAGTGCAGAGctcttttaaaacaaaagttgCATTGTTCACTATAGCCAACaactctgaaaaaagaaaaatctcttttatgTGACTAGGTTAAAGAGGAATAGATGGCTGCTGGCACGCTTTTGTTATAGGGAAGATGTGTGTGCAAGAGGGAGTGCTGTAAACCACAGAATTTATTCAGTCTGCTATTTCCTTAAATTTAATTAATGGCATATGCAGCATAACCCCCTTTCGGGCACCACTGCATCATGAAGAGCGAGGCTTGGCGAATGATAATCAAGTTGTTAACTAACAAGCACGGCAACAGCTTTGGCACCAAGTGTGGATAGCTCACCTCTTTCTAACCTTCATGTCAAAACGCTTACAAACAGCCAGAGCCAGCACGCCATCACCGCCGGGTTCTGCCGGGGTGGGGGCGGCTGGCAGCAGCGGGGAGCCCGCCGCAGCCTCTCCGTCAGCCCGTCCCCTGCCGCTAACACCGGGCAGGGGGGCAGCAACTGCATAGTGCACACTCCAGACCAAGAGCCGAAAAACGAGAGCCCGCAGGCCACTCCGCCCCGGCGGCTGGCCCGCAAGGCCGCAGCGGCTCAGCCAGCCCAAGGCTGCCGTGAAGGCCGGGCCGGGCGCGAACGACGGCTGCGAGCAGCAGCGGGGGCGGAGGGGGGACCATCCGCCTTCGGGGAGACGCGGAGGAGGGGGAAGGGGCGCCCGGACCAACGGCCGGAGGTTTAATGGTCAGGGCGTTTAAAACCGCGCCGGGCGAAGGGGCCCCGCCGGCCGGGCCCGCCAGAAGGCCAGCGGCGGCCCGGCGAGGAAGGCCCGGTgcggaggaggggaaggagggcagACGCTAGAGCtgcggcagcagcggcagcaagAGGGCGGCCAGCAGCGCGCAGGCCGCGGTGGCGGGTCGGCCGGCGCTATCCGCCTGCACGGGAAAGCCGGGCTCGGAGCCCGCATTGTCCTCCGCGTCGTCCCTCCCCTTCTGGCTCGGCTCCTCCTCGTAGTCCTCGTCGTAGTACTCCTCCAGGCCGCCGTCCGAGCCGCCGCTGCTGCCTGCGCCGTTGCCGCCCATGTCCGCGCCGAAGCAGAGGCGGGCCATGTTCTCCTTGACCGACTCGCAGATGGGCCGCTCCAGCCCGTCGCAGACGCAGTCGTTGAGCAGCACGGCCTTGGGCACGGCCAGCATGTCCTCGATGACGGCGCGGCACTCCGGCGTGCAGCGCAGCCCGTTGAACAGCTTCCCGCAGTAGGTCATGTAGCGGTTCAGCGCCAGGCTGCAGCGGCTGTCCCAGTCGCAGCGCCGCCGCGCCTCCGTGCAGCCCATCACGCCGGGGCCGCCGGCCGCCGGGCTGCTGGtgcggggcaggcagggctcgATGGCGCGCTTGGTGGCGCGGCAGTTCTCGTCCTGCGCGCAGTCGCAGTCCTCCAGCGCCGGGCCGCGCCGGGTGTGGTTGAGCTGGACCAGGGCCGCGATGCAGTGGCTGGGGCACCGCCGCCTGGAGGAGGCGGCGGAGCCTGCAGCGGCCGCCGGGCCgtccccgccgcctcccgccggcggctgctgcaggagcaccgGGGCGCACGCCTCGGCGTACTGGTTGTAAGCGTAGCTGCACTCGGGCTCCCCCTGACACTGCAGCACCGCCTGCCAGCAGATCAGCCGCCGGCCCTGCACCAGCGAGCCCAGCGGCGGCCACACggcgcccagcgccgccgccagcCACAGCCAGGCGGCCGGCCTCGGCCAGcggcgcccgccgccgcctccgtgCCGAGCGGGCGAGGGCGAGCGGGCCACCatcgcgggcggcggcggcggccggcgcaGGCGAGCAGGGGAGATGCGCTGGTAGAcgacgaggaggaggagaaggagctgcCGCCCGTAGAAAAGTTTGCAAATTTCCCGCCGGCCGTGTGCATGAGGTCTCCTCGCATCAATCCATCTGCGCCGGGCTCCCAGGCCCTCCAGCCCCCGGCAGCTGGAACCGGCGAGGCCGCCGTACGAAGCAGGCGCCCGGGGCCGTCCCGTGTCCCACACCCGCTGCTCCCGGCTTGGCGACGGCGGCGAAGGCGCTGGGAGAGATGGGGTGAATCAGTGCAAACGGGGTCTCGGAGGAGAGCGGCTTCGGAGTGGGCTGATGGACTTCCAGGCTGCGCCGGGAGAGCTCATGGTGCTGCCCTGCTCCTCATGCAGTTccgtttgttttttctttttttttttttcttttttttttgcacaaaataaatgcccagctgctgccgctgcctcctCGGGAGCTTTTAACTCTCCGCTCGCAGCATCTCTGCACATGCCAGCCGCTTCGATCCCATTCGCAGTCCCGGCTCCGCTCACTCCCTCTTGGTACGCCTTGCACTTTCGGGTGGCGGGGAGAAGAAACGCCTCTCCCCGTTAGCAAGAAGATAGCACGGGGAAAGAAGAGGCAGCCTTCAGGGTCTCTTTCTCTCTGGGCGACTGATGCTGCGTCTGTTGTCAACAAGCCCTGCAAGCTGCTCTGCGGATCCGTCTGtggatctttttttctttgcaaggcTTTAAATACAAAAGTGCCCTCCGAGCAGCAGCAACGTGCTCTGATTAGGCCTCATTATGCatgcatggaaaagcaaacaaacaaaaaaaattagcaACGCTTCTTCTTTTACACATCCCCCCAGCCTGCGCTCTCTcgctctctttctccttttctccactTCTTTCTCCCCTCGCTCGGCCCCCTTTCCCTGCTTCGCCACTTGCTATTGGTCCAGCCTGTTGTTGAAACTTTTTTTCGTCCCCTCCTCTCTTTACGATCTGctagagggagggaaggagagaggggggCTGGAGGGCAGCTCACATTCAAAGCTTGAAAGGAAAGGCTTAAGGAGAGTGACAGCCCCCCGAGGAGCCCCTCCTCCCGTTAAGGCGGCGCGGCGGCGGTGCGggaggcgcggagcggcggcggcgcgtACCGGGCGCTGCGGAGctggccgggcggcggcggcgcctccCGGGAGCACCGAGCCCTGTGCCGCGGAGGCGGAGGGCCAGGCGGCCTGGGTCTGCGTGCTGCTTCTGCAGGGATGTTCTTCTTAAACTGATCCTGCTCCTTACGGCAGGGAACAAAAAAGGTCTCTAGCCTGAGTGATGTGTGTACCCAAACTTCCCACTGAGTCAAGTGAGGGCAGAGCTGCTTCCCGAAAGGTAGGGAGGATCAGCCTCAAAAGGGGACCGACTTTGTTCTTACTGAAATCTGAACGCAGCCCCGGATTTCAGTGTGTCAGTACGCTGAGACAGAGCAAAGCTTGGTCTCTTAGTGGTGTACTGCGACCCCGTAAATACTGCGACCATGTAAGTATTGCTTTGCTATGCCTTCAGTATTGCAGCATTCTTTCCACTTAACGATTTTAAACTCATTCAGCTCAGCTTCTCGCTTGAGGTTTTTGTGCACAGGCTTAAGACACTGACCTACGAGGATGCCTGTTGACAGAAATACAGTAGATCTCAGTATAGTTCTTTGATGCCTTGTAAAGATCTGCCAACTAGTAAAAAGTTGTTTCAAAGCTAAGAGGATGAAATGTGTTTCATTGAAGGCAAAAGTACCTTGCTGACGTCCTGCCTTGCTGTTACACTCTCTGTTCAGTTTGCTTTGCTTATAATGAAGTAGAcacaaaaatagaaatattaaGGCACAACTAGAAGGGCATAACAAATTAAGTAGTGTTGCAGTTACCCATCGCCTTTCGTTTTCGTGCTACCTTAATTCCAGAGCAACGTCGTCTCCAACCACAAGGGGCATCGGTATCTGCTGCCTGTCAAAACTGCCGCTTTTTTTCATCCTGAGACTATCAACTCCATCTGTCACAAAAATTACGACTAAATCTATTTTCCAGAAACTCGGGGATCTTGGAATCCTATGCGGTGTGGACTGATGTCTGTCTGAAAGTGTTTGGAAGGTGGAATGGCTGTGTGATGTGGCTGGGAGTCAGGATGATTGATGTGTTGAGAAGCATTCGTAAGGATTTGCTCCATTGTCAGTTTTACAAGCTGCTTGTCTTTCTCCTTCAGTACAGCCTTGCCTCTTCTGGTGCAGAAATtgtgtttgcttgtgtttttaaATCTGTGAAAACTGCATCCAGAAAACCTGCTTTAATCCACCTAGTTTAGAGCTGTTTCTTTCAGTTCTTGCGTAACAGTGTTATTAAAAATACCAGATGCCGTTCAGGCGGAGTGCAGTAAATACACATTACTATCTACACTGGGTTCATGCATGCATTACTTTGCAGCCCTATTCGCCTATGATAATGCTGGTACTGGTGGATGTTGTCTACTTTGAGGTGAGTAAGTTAAAGACAACACTGCAGACACTGTACAAAGTGCTGCTGCACTGC
The Patagioenas fasciata isolate bPatFas1 chromosome Z, bPatFas1.hap1, whole genome shotgun sequence DNA segment above includes these coding regions:
- the GAS1 gene encoding growth arrest-specific protein 1 — encoded protein: MVARSPSPARHGGGGGRRWPRPAAWLWLAAALGAVWPPLGSLVQGRRLICWQAVLQCQGEPECSYAYNQYAEACAPVLLQQPPAGGGGDGPAAAAGSAASSRRRCPSHCIAALVQLNHTRRGPALEDCDCAQDENCRATKRAIEPCLPRTSSPAAGGPGVMGCTEARRRCDWDSRCSLALNRYMTYCGKLFNGLRCTPECRAVIEDMLAVPKAVLLNDCVCDGLERPICESVKENMARLCFGADMGGNGAGSSGGSDGGLEEYYDEDYEEEPSQKGRDDAEDNAGSEPGFPVQADSAGRPATAACALLAALLLPLLPQL